The Suncus etruscus isolate mSunEtr1 chromosome 7, mSunEtr1.pri.cur, whole genome shotgun sequence genome includes a window with the following:
- the LOC126014177 gene encoding T-cell leukemia/lymphoma protein 1A-like, which translates to MAGTVSSILLQLSKSFRLSVFCPATGGRLAVLHPTSTTGLQAPGTTPGTMAERHVHQARVYKHPDHLWVWGKNTYLDENQRTWLPIIIENGSKRQVLVRQEDVEKGQAMRPSELSPHRLPMMWQLYPRNRYRDSDSNFWRIIYHVKIDQREDLMLEQIPDPE; encoded by the coding sequence CACCGTATCATCAATATTACTGCAATTATCAAAAAGTTTTAGACTGTCTGTCTTCTGCCCTGCCACTGGAGGGCGCCTCGCAGTCCTGCATCCGACATCCACTACTGGCCTCCAGGCTCCTGGAACAACCCCTGGCACCATGGCTGAGAGACATGTCCACCAGGCGAGGGTATACAAACACCCCGACCATCTGTGGGTCTGGGGTAAGAACACATACCTGGACGAGAACCAGCGCACCTGGCTGCCCATCATTATTGAGAATGGCTCGAAACGCCAAGTGCTCGTGCGCCAGGAAGATGTGGAGAAGGGACAGGCTATGCGCCCCAGCGAGCTCAGCCCCCACCGGCTGCCCATGATGTGGCAGCTGTACCCTAGAAACAGGTACCGGGATTCAGACTCCAACTTCTGGCGAATCATCTACCATGTGAAGATTGACCAGCGAGAGGACCTAATGTTGGAGCAGATTCCGGATCCCGAGTAG